The window TTTGCAAATTGCAAGTTTTTAAATTTTCAAAATGCAAATAGTTTGATAAAATAAATTTAGGGAATTAAATTTAAGGAGAGATTACAGTGAAATCGAATCTAAAAACAAGGTTAGCCACAAAAGAGGACTTGGAATCCATTCTTGAAATTTATAACCAAGGAATTGAGGATAGGATTGCTACATTAGAAGAAACTCCAAAAGACTTAGATTATATGCAAAATTGGTTCGAGAAAGATCATAATCAGCGTTTTGCAGTTTTGGTTGCTGAGCAATCTGGGAAAATTGTGGGTTGGACATCTTTAAACCGATATTCCAATCGATGTGCCTACGATGGCGTGGCGGATTTGTCTATTTATATTAAAAGGAAAAATCGGGGAACGGGAATTGGTTCGTTATTATTGAGAGATATTGAGCTCCTTGCAATGGAGAATAAATTTAATAAAATTGTCCTATTTACCCTCCCATTTAACGAATTAGGGCAGGGGCTTTATAGAAAAAATGGTTATCGAGAAGTGGGGTTATTGAAGAATCAGGGGAAGTTAGATGGTCGTTTTGTCGATGTGATGGTCATGGAAAAGGTTTTTTAAAATTTTTGACTTCCTAGTTGAACAGTCTAATTGGCTGCTCATAACAAAGCGAGTTGACTTGAAAAAGTGGTAGGGTGCTAATATATTAGAAGGAACCTCTATCGTTAGAAGTTCCTTTTGTGTATTTCTTATCTTTTTATTGGTCGTTCCAAAGTTAATATTTCATCTTCAAGTGAAGCAAATTGCTGATCAATAACATTTTTTGCATCTAAAACTGCAGCATTATAGAAATGTGGAGCAAGGGACTTCTTCACGAAATCTAATACCGTTTCAGCCGCAAATTCAGATATTTCTTCATCTCTTTCTTGTGAAAAGAAATACTGAATGTCAGATATCATTAATTGTTGTTGCTCTTTAGTAAGTTTTATGAACAAATTAGACCACTCCTAAAAAATTTCATTACTGTAACTATACAATGGTATTTTGAAATAGAACAGGCATTATTTTTTTCGAGAAATTGGAATTGAATTAGTACTACTAGTGTGATGGAAAATGGTAAAATAAAAAAATCTAGAGGAAAGAGGGCAGCAGGAAATGGATAAAGTAGAGGTAATAGCTCGCAGAATACTAGGCTGGAAAATGAATAGCTGGGATAAATGGTTTGATTATGAAAAAGGTATTTTCATCCGTAATTTTCAACCTGAGCAAAAACTTGACCATGCAATGCTTATCGTTGAAAAATTAGAAAAGCTAGGATTTACATATACAAAAAAAGGGGCTTACGAGGTGTGCTTTAATGACGAAGGCGCCACTGGTGAAACCTTACCACAAGCAATCGTGAATGCAGCCTATTCAATCGCTGACAATAGTTCAATCGCTGATGAATGGCTGTAGTGACCGAAAATAGACAAAAATACCTGAACGGTCACTAAACTTGAAGTAGTGACCGAAGATGGGAAAAAAATACCTGAACGGTCACTAAACTAGTGAAGTAGTGACCGAAGAGAGGGAAAAAGAACTCAGTCGGTCACTAAACCAGTTAAGTAGTGACCAAAGATGGGAAAAAAATACCCGAGCGGTCACTAAACCGGTGAAGTAGTGACCGAAGATGGGAAAAGAATACCCGAGCGGTCACTAAACCGGTGAAGTAGTGACCAAAGAGAGGGGAAAAGGACTCAGACGGTCACTAAACCAGTTAAGTAGTTACCAAAGAGAGAAAAAAAGGACCCAGGCGGTCACTAAAAATAGGGCAGTAGCGACCGAAAGACAATGTGACAGCTCCCTTAGTCATTAAAGTGCGGGTAATATCAGATAGGTAGGACAAAGTGACAGGTTGACTATTCCATGTTGTTTACTTATTTTGACTTTTTAGTGCCTTTAGTGCTTTTTTTTCTAGTCCATTTTCTCCCGCAAATTCTACATCTGCTTTTGGTAGAGCATTTTTATTATTCTTAAATTGATTATTCTTATTTTTAGCCATTTTCTCACCACCATTGCAGGCTGATATAGTTATTCCTTAAATGATGCCAACACAATATAAGGATTACGGTGCGGAAATTTTTTATGTTTTTTTCGATTGGCACCCACTATTTTAGTTTGCTTTCTTTTTTGGAGGCTATGCTATTTGATTTTCTTCTTGAACGAAATATTTATTAGAAATCATGCAAACGGTCTATCAAGGTTATTATATGATGGATTATAAATCGATTGGAAAAACAAGGTTGTCTCTAATCAAATCATTAGCTATTCAACAATTTCGATTTTGCAACACATGCATCAACTGCTTTAATGACTGACGACCGGAACCCATTTTCTTCAAGGCTTGCAATCGCCTCAATTGTCGCTCCACCTGGTGAGCAAACCTGATCTTTTAGCTCTCCTGGATGAATACCAGTTTCCAATACCATTTTTGCGGCGCCCAATATTGCCTGAGATGCAAAAATATAAGCCTGTTTCCTTGGCATTCCTTGTTTGACTGCTCCATCAGCAAGAGCTTCAATGAACATATAGGCATAGGCAGGAGAAGCGCCGCTGACCCCACTAACGACATCCATAAGGTTTTCTTCTATAAATTCAACTTCACCGAAGCATTCGAAAATCGCTTTTAGTTCCTGTTTTTCATCAGCTGAAATTAAATCATTGACACACAGTGCTGACATTGCCTCACCCACAAGAGCCGGGGTATTAGGCATAGATCTAGCTATTTTGATTTTGCGCCCAAATCGCTGTTCATTTTGAGCGATGGTCTGCCCAGCAGCAATCATAATAATGATGGTTTGTTCGTGAATGCTTTCTCTTATTTGTTCAATAACTGATTCATACATATCGGGAGTAACTGAAAGGAAAATGATGTTACAGTTCTGAGCCACCTCACGATTGTCCTCTTTAATTTGAATGCCATAAGCCTGTTTCATTTCCTCAAGATTAGATAAAGAACGGTTTGAAGCATAAATATTGTCTGGACTTGTATGTCCCGATTTCACAATCCCGCCGATCATTGCTTTGGCCATGCTTCCGCAACCAATAAAACCAATTTTTCTGTTCATAAAACAATTCCTTTCTAAGATGTTTTTCATAAATGAACTGATTATAACATGCGAATCAATGCAGCCCTAATAAGAGAACTAACTTTGGAGACGGCTTTTTATATTTTTTTAAAAATTAAAATATTCGGTTGATTAAATTAGGAATAAATAATATGATATAAAAAAACAAAACACATAAAAATACTCGGTATTAAAAACGTTAAAATTAGGTATTCAAAAAACTCAACAGTCATACATTCTTTAATAGTAGAGCTAATACCCATTTTTTCACTAACAATAGTCGGGTTAAAAACATTATTTATTGAGCTGATTGGTCGACCAAAAGCTCCTGAACGCTAAGCGTACAGGAGCTTTTGGTTTTTATATTAGAGAAAAGGAGATGGGGATTTGAACATAGATAATATTGAGGCATTTATGTATGTAGTGCATTTTAACAATATTCATAAGGCCGCAGACGCTTTGTTTTTGTCACAACCAACTGTTACGGCGAGAATAAAGACGCTTGAGCGTGAACTTGATTCTGAATTATTTGTGCGACAGGGAAGAGGACTTATTTTAAATGAAAAAGGGAAAGAGTTTTTTCCATATGCAGAACAGATTATCCGAACCCTTCAACTGGGAAAAAAGCAATTGAAAAAAGCACCAATAAATGAAGAAATAACGATAGGTGCAAATATGATTACTTCACAATATTTTATTCCATTTGCCTTACCTTTATGGAAAAAAGCACATCCTGATTTGCGATTTAAATTTATTGCTGCACCAAACGATATGCTCGTTGACAAACTGCTTCAAAAGCAAGTGGACCTGGCATTTTTAAAGGATGTGGAACATAACCGTCTCCAAAAACACGAGGTACTTGATAACTCGGTTCGATTAGTTGTCTATCCTGGACATTCATTTCAATTTCAGACAGATATCACAGCACAGCAATTAGCAGTGGAGCCAATGGTATTTTTTGAATGTGGTGCATTTGACTGGAATAGGGTTCGCAAAATTTTTGAAGTGAGTCATATAGAGCCACGCATTGAGTTTCAGGTAGATCATCTTGAAGTGGCTAAGGCGCTAATACTAAGCAGAAGCGGTATCGGATTTTTACCACATTTATGCGTAAAAAAAGAGATAGAACAGGGCAAATTGATTGAAATAGATGTGTCACACTTAATCAAGCTCAAACAATCTATCTATCTAATACATGGAAATAATGGCTCGGAACTACCTTTGCTTTGGGAGGATATTCTACATTCAGTTCAGGAATTTGAAAAAAATCATCAACTATCACTTCTACATACTGATTGATTAAACTTTCCTATGAATACAATAAATCTTTCTATCAGCGAAAGGATTGTCATAGAAGGGTTTTAGGTGATAGGATAAGTCTCAACCAAATCCCAATAAAACATATTATTCATACCTGCAAAATTGGAATAAAAAAGGAGGAATTAAGATGAGTTACAAGCTTGGTATTTTAGATCAAAGCCCCATTTTTCCTGAGACTTCTGCATATTCTGCGTTACAACAAACCATTAATCTAGCAAAAAATGCAGAAGATTGGGGGTACTCACGATTTTGGGTATCAGAACATCATCACGCTGAACAGTTGGCTGGGGCATCACCTGAAGTATTGGTATCCTACCTGCTAGCACAAACAAAATCGATTCGAGTTGGATCAGGCGGAGTCTTGCTTCAGCATTATAGCCCATATAAAGTGGCCGAAAATTTCCATGTGTTATCCAATCTGGCGCCTGGAAGGGTTGATTTGGGTATTGGAAAAGCTCCAGGCGGACTTCCATTGTCAACAAGAGCACTTCAGTATGGAACAGTAAATGATGGAAAAGATTTCGAGGAACGGTTCTCATTGCTGCAAAAATTAATTGAAAATTCCGTAGATGACTCTCACCCGCTTGCTGGTATTCAAGCAACACCTCTACCATCTGAAAAACCAGAAACGATCTTACTGGGTGCAAGTTCTGCAAGTGCGAAGTTAGCTGCTGATTATAAAACACCGTTTGTATTCGGTATCTTTTTTAATAACGATCTGAACGAGTTGGAAGAAGCGGCGCAGGTGTATCATAGTCGCTTTCCTGAAGGCCGTTTTATCTTAGGCGTTGCCGGATTTGCTGCCCCTACACAGCACGAAGCAGAACTACTTTCAAGTGATTATAACAAAATTGTGAAGGTACACTTGCAAAGTGGTCGGACATTGAAGGTTCAAACACGTGAACAAGCAGAATTGTTTGGCAATCAATCTGGAGAGAAGTACGAAATTGAAGAGCAGGATTCCAAAATTATTGCGGGAACTCCTTCCTATGTTAATGGCGTTTTAGATGATCTCCACAAAAAATATGGTGTAGATGAGTTTATTTTGCATACTCCAATTCTAAAAGAAGAAGAGCGATTACGGTCCTTTAAATTGTTGAGTCCAATTAAAGTGACCATTTAAGGAAAACCGAGCCTACGATTCTTTCAATCTATTAATGAATCCTTATTGCTGATGAAATATCAAAGGGGGAAATATCAATGGCCAAGCAAAGAAAGTTGAAATTTGGCGCACTTATTCATGGAGTCGGGGGGAATATAGCAGGCTGGAGGCACCCTGAGGTTCAAACTGATGCAAGTGTTAGTCTTGACTTTTATAAGGAACAGGCTCTGAAGGCTGAAGAAGGGAAGTTCGATTTAGTATTCATTGCCGATGGCTTATATATAAATGAAAAGTCGATTCCTCATTTTTTAAATCGTTTTGAGCCACTGACCATTTTATCTGCCCTTGCCGCTGTCACTTCACACATCGGGCTTATTGGGACAGTTTCTACTTCGTATAGTGAGCCATTTACAATAGCTCGGCAATTCGCTTCGCTGGATCAAATTAGCGGTGGTCGTGCAGGGTGGAATGTTGTCACGACACCTCTTGAAAGTACTGCATTAAACTTTAACAAAACAATTGAAGAACATCCGAATCATCCTAAACGATATCGAATCGCTTCCGAATATTTACAGGTTGTAAAAGGGCTATGGGATTCCTGGGAAGATGATGCATTTGTTAGAGATAAAGAATCGGGCGTATTTTTTGATCCAACAAAATTGCATCCATTAAACCATAAAGGAGAGTTTTTCTCTGTTCAGGGACCACTTAATATTGGTCGGTCCAAACAAGGTCATCCTATTATTTTCCAAGCTGGTTCTTCCGAAGCAGGAATAAATTTGGCTGCTAAAGAAGCGGATGCTATTTTCACAGGACAGCCTACCTTGGAAGAAGCTCAAAAATTTTATCAAGATGTGAAAAGTAGGGCTAAAGCATTAGGGAGAAATCCAGATGATCTAGTGATATTACCAGGTTTTTCACCAATTATTGGGGCAACAGAGGAAGAGGCCGAACTAAAATATCAAGAAATTGCTAACCTTGTATCGATAGATAAGGCCCTTGACTATTTAGGACGCTACTTCGATCATCATGATTTCTCCCAATATGAATTAGATGCACCGTTCCCTGAACTCGGTGAGGTAGGAAAAAACAGTTTCAAAAGCACCACGGATCGAATTAAGGTGGAAGCAAAGAAAGAAGGGCTAACACTTCGACAATTTGCATTAAGAGAAGCGACACCACGGACGCCTTTCATTGGAACTCCAGAGAAAGTGGCAGACCAGATTCAGCAATGGTTCGAAGAGAAGGGAGCTGATGGATTTAACCTAGCAGCAGGGGTACCAAATGCTTTGAATGATTTCGTCGACCATGTTGTACCTATTCTTCAGAAACGAGGGATTTATCGGACCGAATATGAAGCAGACACATTACGTGGTAACCTAGGGCTTCCAATCCCGAAAAATCGTTATGCGGTAGAACCGATTCAACAATAATGCTAGGATAGATTTTTGAATTGGGTTCTTAATAGTGAAATATAAAAGCTAATTGGTTCAGTTTTATAAAAAGAAAAATCATTTTATTCATTTGAGGAGGAAAAGTAGATGAGCAAAAGTTTATCAGTTGTTGTCTGGTCAAAACAAGGATGCCACTATTGTGGAGTAGTAAAAAATTTTTTAGAGGATAAAGGCATTTCTTATCAAACGGTGGACGTAACAAACCATGATGATTATCGAGATATTTTGGATGTGAAATATGGGGTTCGTCACGTACCTGTCGTGGAAATTGGGCAGGGTGAAGTATATCAAGGTGTAACAGAGGTTGGAATTGAACATCTGGAAAAAGCGCTTGCCGAAGTTCAAAATCAAAAAAGCACGATTTAATCCCGACTATATAAATATTAATAGTTTGATATTAACTTGAGATTTTTTATCATGACAATTTTCCAACCTATTTTCCGTACTAAAGGATGCCGAATCGTATCGTAGGAATTTAGGTTATGGGTGTGGGAAATTGTCATTACTTTTTTGGTTAGAATTATTTTAGTAGCTCTAGATTTGGAGGCAGAAGATTAATGAAATTTGTTTTATTTACTCTCATGAGTAATCTACCTAACGGGGTTACAGGAGAATCATTGACTGAACAACAACTTTTTCAAAAGGTCCTTGACCAGGCCGTTTTCGCTGAAAAATGGGGTTTTGACGGCTATGGTGTGGGAGAAAGACACGGAGAACCTTTTCTGTCATCTTCTCCTGCAGTGTTACTTGGGGCCATTGCCACAAAAACATCAAAAATTCGGTTGTTGACTACAGTTACAGTGCTTAGCATTCTTGATCCAGTGCGTGTTGCAGAGGACTATGCTACGCTGGATCATCTTTCAAGCGGAAGATTAGAGATGATAATCGGTAAAGGAAACGACCCACGGCACTACTCACTTTTTGGTATTACAGAGGAAGAACAGTGGGAATCCCTTGCGGAGCGATACAATCTACTTAAACGCCTATGGAGTGAAAAGAATGTGAATTGGACAGGGAAATATCGAACACCATTAGAAAATGTTACTACCCAGCCGAGACCGTTTCAACAACAGATTCCGATATGGCATGGAAGTGCATCAAGTAAGCTTTCTACGGAGCTGGCTGCAAAAAATGGAGAACCGATTTTCTCATCTAATACCTTCCATCCAATGTTGAAGTATAAAGAATTAATTGAACATTACCGTGAGCGTTTGGCTTTTTACGGTTATGATCCTGAAAAAGCAGTTGTTGGATCAGGGGCGAGAGGCTTGTATTTAGCTAATACATCAGAGGAAGCTATCAAAGGATACCGTCCTTACTATGATGCTTATAATCACACAGAACCAGCGAAGTATAATCAGTCCCCATTTAATGATCTGGAAGACAATATTAAGAATGGTCCGGCTTTAGTGGGAACACCTGATCAAGTGATTGAGAAGCTATTAAAATATCACAAGGCATATGGGCATCAAGTTCAAAGTATTAGTGTAGAGGGACTAGGTGAAGCAGAACAACTTGAACAGCTCGATAGATTTGCTACTGAAGTAATACCGGTCCTTCGTCGAGAAATTCCAAGTACAATCTGGGAAAACAAACAGTCAACATTTGCTTAAAAGACTAAAGACTGAGTCATTGATTTATGGACCTTTTTTACAATCAATAAAATATTTCTATCAATTTTAAAAAAATTCCTATCAGGAAAAGTATTGTCATCGTCTTGGATTAAGTGATAGGATAATTTTCAATTAAATCAATAAAGTTGATTACTCTTATCTGCGAAGTAAGAAAAGAAGGAAGGGGAGAAAATAGAATGTCCAAACAGGGAGTCAATCAATTGTCCAATCAAATAGTCGTGTCGGAACTTCTGGAAGAAGATAAAGAAATAGCTCGTCGTGTATTAATTGACAGCTATCAACAGTATGAACATGACTATTCAGATCCTCAAGTTTGGCAGGAATATTTAGAAAATATTACTGTTTCAATCGATAATCCACAGGTTGAAAAAATATTGGTCGCGAAGAGCGGCCAGGATGTTCTTGGCACATTGCAGCTATTTCTGTCATCGGAACAGGCATATGCGAAACCAGAGCTTGAAATCTTCTCACCAATTGTCCGATTGTTAGGCGTTCATCCTAAAGCAAGAGGGCTTGGAGTTGCACAAGAGTTATTAAAAGCTAGTATTAACTACGCAAAGGAACAAGAAGCGAATAGTTTGTATTTGCATTCGAGTGATAAAATGCACAAAGCTATTAAACTGTATGAATGGCTCGGTTTTAAACGGGATCGAACAAAGGAATTTCAAAATCATGATATTTTAGTAAAATGCTTTCGATTCGATTTATAGAAGGAAGTGACTAAAGACTGTATGAATCAAACGAAATTAGAATCGCGCCTTATTACGATTAGGCGCCATTTACACCAGTATCCGGAAGTTTCAAAAGAAGAATTTGAAACAACAAAGTCGATTCAGAAATGGCTACAAGAGGAAGGGATTGATATTCGGAGCACCAGCTTGCCAACGGGTGTTTTTGCCGACATCGAAGGGGAAAAGCCAGGGCCGACAGTGGCCATTCGAGCAGATATTGATGCACTGCCGATTGAAGAACAAACAGGGCTACCTTATGCTTCAAAAATCAAAGGCATCATGCACGCATGCGGTCATGATTTTCATACAGCTGCAGCGCTTGGGGCGGCTTATCTTTTGAAAGAGTCTCAAGCTGAATTGAGTGGTACTGTGCGTTTAATTTTTCAACCAGCAGAGGAATCGGGTGGCGGTGCCGAAAAAGTGATAAAAGATGGCCAACTTCAAGAAGTCGAAGCGATCATCGGGCTGCATAATAAGCCCGATTTACCAGTTGGGACAATTGGATTGAAGGAAGGCCCCTTAATGGCGGCGGCAGACCGCTTTGTCATCAAATTACGTGGCAAAGGGAGTCATGGTGCGCTTCCTCAAACTGGAAAGGACCCGATTATTGCTGCAACACAACTGATTACAGCCTTGCAGACCATCGTTAGCCGAACAATTTCACCCTTGCAAAGTGCTGTTGTAAGTGTAACGAAAATAGTAGGTGGAAATACATGGAATGTCATTCCAGAAGACGTCATATTGGAGGGCACGGTTCGAACGTTTGACCCCTCCTTGCGGGAAGAGGTCAAACAAAAGATGAACCATTTAGTGAAACATATAGCCCTTGCCTTTTCCCAAGAATCAACTTTTACATGGTATCCTGGTCCACCTCCACTCTTGAATGATGCAAACATAACAGAAATTGCCCGTCAATCTGCAGAACGGCATTCATTAAAGGTAGTTGATCCCGAACCATCGATGGCGGGTGAAGATTTCGCAAGTTATTTGCAATATATTCCTGGCTCATTTGCTTTTTTTGGCACAAGCGGGAGTCAAGACTGGCATCATCCAGCGTTCACGATTGATGAAACAGCTATTATAAAAGCAGCCTATTTTTTATATGAGAGTGCCAAGAGTTTATTAATGAGGAATAGCGGTAGTTTGCTAGTTAAATAGAGATTTGCAAATGCATTTCATCGATCTCTTCTTGGGGCTAAAAAGAAGAGAAGGTTTTTTATCATTAAATCATAGTAAACGTATTTGAATTATCAATTTTATACCGAATAGGAGATTGGGAAAAGTGAAAAAATTGAAATGGTTGTCCCTTACATTTGTATTGTTGTTATCTGTGGTATTAGGTGCTTGCGGAAAAGAAGAGCAAGCGTCTTCGAAAGGGGCAGAGAATAAAAATAAACAGGTTACCTTGAAAATTAGTGCATCTTCTACACCACATGCTGAAATATTAGAGCATATTGCTCCTGATTTGGAAAAACAAGGCGTGAAGTTAGATATCGTCATCACTCAAGATGGAATTCAAACGAATCAATCAACAGCTGACAAAGAATTAGATGCAAACTTTTTTCAACATACACCCTATTTAGAGCAAGTAAATAAGGATAGTGGTTTAGATTTGGTAAAGGTAGTTGGAGTTCATATCGAGCCATTCGGAGTGTATTCGAAAAAAATTAACTCTATTAAAGAATTATCAAATGGTGCGAAAGTTGCATTACCTAAGGATCCAGTAAACTTTTCCCGTGGATTATTATTGTTT of the Bacillus sp. 1NLA3E genome contains:
- a CDS encoding arsinothricin resistance N-acetyltransferase ArsN1 family A, which codes for MKSNLKTRLATKEDLESILEIYNQGIEDRIATLEETPKDLDYMQNWFEKDHNQRFAVLVAEQSGKIVGWTSLNRYSNRCAYDGVADLSIYIKRKNRGTGIGSLLLRDIELLAMENKFNKIVLFTLPFNELGQGLYRKNGYREVGLLKNQGKLDGRFVDVMVMEKVF
- a CDS encoding DUF2164 domain-containing protein, coding for MFIKLTKEQQQLMISDIQYFFSQERDEEISEFAAETVLDFVKKSLAPHFYNAAVLDAKNVIDQQFASLEDEILTLERPIKR
- a CDS encoding BC1872 family protein, translated to MDKVEVIARRILGWKMNSWDKWFDYEKGIFIRNFQPEQKLDHAMLIVEKLEKLGFTYTKKGAYEVCFNDEGATGETLPQAIVNAAYSIADNSSIADEWL
- the proC gene encoding pyrroline-5-carboxylate reductase; the encoded protein is MNRKIGFIGCGSMAKAMIGGIVKSGHTSPDNIYASNRSLSNLEEMKQAYGIQIKEDNREVAQNCNIIFLSVTPDMYESVIEQIRESIHEQTIIIMIAAGQTIAQNEQRFGRKIKIARSMPNTPALVGEAMSALCVNDLISADEKQELKAIFECFGEVEFIEENLMDVVSGVSGASPAYAYMFIEALADGAVKQGMPRKQAYIFASQAILGAAKMVLETGIHPGELKDQVCSPGGATIEAIASLEENGFRSSVIKAVDACVAKSKLLNS
- a CDS encoding LysR family transcriptional regulator, with protein sequence MNIDNIEAFMYVVHFNNIHKAADALFLSQPTVTARIKTLERELDSELFVRQGRGLILNEKGKEFFPYAEQIIRTLQLGKKQLKKAPINEEITIGANMITSQYFIPFALPLWKKAHPDLRFKFIAAPNDMLVDKLLQKQVDLAFLKDVEHNRLQKHEVLDNSVRLVVYPGHSFQFQTDITAQQLAVEPMVFFECGAFDWNRVRKIFEVSHIEPRIEFQVDHLEVAKALILSRSGIGFLPHLCVKKEIEQGKLIEIDVSHLIKLKQSIYLIHGNNGSELPLLWEDILHSVQEFEKNHQLSLLHTD
- a CDS encoding MsnO8 family LLM class oxidoreductase translates to MSYKLGILDQSPIFPETSAYSALQQTINLAKNAEDWGYSRFWVSEHHHAEQLAGASPEVLVSYLLAQTKSIRVGSGGVLLQHYSPYKVAENFHVLSNLAPGRVDLGIGKAPGGLPLSTRALQYGTVNDGKDFEERFSLLQKLIENSVDDSHPLAGIQATPLPSEKPETILLGASSASAKLAADYKTPFVFGIFFNNDLNELEEAAQVYHSRFPEGRFILGVAGFAAPTQHEAELLSSDYNKIVKVHLQSGRTLKVQTREQAELFGNQSGEKYEIEEQDSKIIAGTPSYVNGVLDDLHKKYGVDEFILHTPILKEEERLRSFKLLSPIKVTI
- a CDS encoding LLM class flavin-dependent oxidoreductase, whose product is MAKQRKLKFGALIHGVGGNIAGWRHPEVQTDASVSLDFYKEQALKAEEGKFDLVFIADGLYINEKSIPHFLNRFEPLTILSALAAVTSHIGLIGTVSTSYSEPFTIARQFASLDQISGGRAGWNVVTTPLESTALNFNKTIEEHPNHPKRYRIASEYLQVVKGLWDSWEDDAFVRDKESGVFFDPTKLHPLNHKGEFFSVQGPLNIGRSKQGHPIIFQAGSSEAGINLAAKEADAIFTGQPTLEEAQKFYQDVKSRAKALGRNPDDLVILPGFSPIIGATEEEAELKYQEIANLVSIDKALDYLGRYFDHHDFSQYELDAPFPELGEVGKNSFKSTTDRIKVEAKKEGLTLRQFALREATPRTPFIGTPEKVADQIQQWFEEKGADGFNLAAGVPNALNDFVDHVVPILQKRGIYRTEYEADTLRGNLGLPIPKNRYAVEPIQQ
- a CDS encoding glutaredoxin family protein, which gives rise to MSKSLSVVVWSKQGCHYCGVVKNFLEDKGISYQTVDVTNHDDYRDILDVKYGVRHVPVVEIGQGEVYQGVTEVGIEHLEKALAEVQNQKSTI
- a CDS encoding LLM class flavin-dependent oxidoreductase codes for the protein MKFVLFTLMSNLPNGVTGESLTEQQLFQKVLDQAVFAEKWGFDGYGVGERHGEPFLSSSPAVLLGAIATKTSKIRLLTTVTVLSILDPVRVAEDYATLDHLSSGRLEMIIGKGNDPRHYSLFGITEEEQWESLAERYNLLKRLWSEKNVNWTGKYRTPLENVTTQPRPFQQQIPIWHGSASSKLSTELAAKNGEPIFSSNTFHPMLKYKELIEHYRERLAFYGYDPEKAVVGSGARGLYLANTSEEAIKGYRPYYDAYNHTEPAKYNQSPFNDLEDNIKNGPALVGTPDQVIEKLLKYHKAYGHQVQSISVEGLGEAEQLEQLDRFATEVIPVLRREIPSTIWENKQSTFA
- a CDS encoding GNAT family N-acetyltransferase, producing the protein MSKQGVNQLSNQIVVSELLEEDKEIARRVLIDSYQQYEHDYSDPQVWQEYLENITVSIDNPQVEKILVAKSGQDVLGTLQLFLSSEQAYAKPELEIFSPIVRLLGVHPKARGLGVAQELLKASINYAKEQEANSLYLHSSDKMHKAIKLYEWLGFKRDRTKEFQNHDILVKCFRFDL
- a CDS encoding amidohydrolase, translating into MNQTKLESRLITIRRHLHQYPEVSKEEFETTKSIQKWLQEEGIDIRSTSLPTGVFADIEGEKPGPTVAIRADIDALPIEEQTGLPYASKIKGIMHACGHDFHTAAALGAAYLLKESQAELSGTVRLIFQPAEESGGGAEKVIKDGQLQEVEAIIGLHNKPDLPVGTIGLKEGPLMAAADRFVIKLRGKGSHGALPQTGKDPIIAATQLITALQTIVSRTISPLQSAVVSVTKIVGGNTWNVIPEDVILEGTVRTFDPSLREEVKQKMNHLVKHIALAFSQESTFTWYPGPPPLLNDANITEIARQSAERHSLKVVDPEPSMAGEDFASYLQYIPGSFAFFGTSGSQDWHHPAFTIDETAIIKAAYFLYESAKSLLMRNSGSLLVK
- a CDS encoding MetQ/NlpA family ABC transporter substrate-binding protein, translating into MKKLKWLSLTFVLLLSVVLGACGKEEQASSKGAENKNKQVTLKISASSTPHAEILEHIAPDLEKQGVKLDIVITQDGIQTNQSTADKELDANFFQHTPYLEQVNKDSGLDLVKVVGVHIEPFGVYSKKINSIKELSNGAKVALPKDPVNFSRGLLLFADNGLIKLDRSKKGNYTLEDITENDKKIEFIPVDGPVLVRSLDDVEASAINTNYALEGGFKPLKDAIIIEGSNSPYVNILVSRPDNKDDEAIQKLAKALTSEKVKQFIEEKYEGAVVPAF